The Geoalkalibacter subterraneus genome contains the following window.
CGGCAGAAACAAACTTTTTTCTGAATTCAGCCAGTCCCTTTTTTACCGCCTGGATGGGATCGCCGTTGTTGGGGCCGTAATAGCTCAGAACCAGTTTGCCTTTCTCATCGACAAGGACGATCTTGGTGGTGGTTGACCCCGAATCCACACCTAAAAAAAGATCTTTTCCTTTTGCCTCAGGCAGGTCAATCCTGGGAACCAAATTTCGCTCATGCCTTTTTTGCCATATTTCAAATTCGTAATTGCTTGCAAACAGGGGGGGCAGCCTTTTGGTGCCGCTGTTGGTTGCACGGCTGACACCTCTCTCGGACATGGATAAAAAATTGCTGATCCGGCCCCGACATGGTTTGCCATTGCGCACCATGGCCGCTCCCATGGCGGGAAGCAGTTCCGGATGATCCGGAAGTACCAGGTCATCCGGATGCTCAATGCCGAGCAGATTTGCAAAGGCTTTCCGCAGGATTGGATAAAATGTCAGCGGCCCGCCTCCGATCAGTATTTTTCTTTCCATCTCCCGTCCACGGGACAAGGCGGTTATCACCTGAAGGGCGACCGAATGAAATATGGAAGCCGCCACATCTTCCCTGGATACATGGCGGCTCAGCAGGGCCTGGATGTCGGTTTTGGCGAAAACGCCGCACCGCGACGCAATCGGATAAATATTCGTGGCTTTTCCGGCCAGAACGTTCAGTTCCGCTACATCAACACCCAGGAGAACCGCCATTTGATCGATAAAAGCACCGGTCCCGCCGGCGCAACTTCCGTTCATCCGGATATCGGGGCGGCCACTGCCGTCAAAGAATATTATTTTGGAGTCTTCTCCGCCGATTTCGATAAATGTCCTGGCTTCGGGGAAAAACTTTTCGATGACGTGCGCGGAGGCCACCACTTCCTGCACGAACGGCAGGCCGAAGAATTCGGCCGCACCCATCCCCGCCGATCCGGTAACCGCCAAATCAAGCTCCACGTCGCCAAGTTTCTCAAGGGCGTCATTGAAAATACGCCGTGTTGTTTCCACTGTTTTGCCCTGATGACGACAGTAGCGGAAAAATACCATGCCACCCTCTTTATCCAGGATAACCGCCTTGGCTGTAGTTGAACCGATATCGATCCCGGCAAAATAGAGACTTTCTGCATGGTTCTTCATCTTTTTTCATCTCCCGGTTCCGGATGAACGCAACGGGAGGCCGCCTCTGTGGGTTTGTCTTGTTTCTTCATGCTCAGATAGTCCCTTGCAGAGCAAAAGGTATCCACCAGAGAAACCACCAGCGATTCCATATGGCGCGGCGGTATAACAGTAAGCGGCCACATGTGTTTTTTAATAATATCCGCTTCTTTTTCGGTAAGACCGGTGATGCTGCGGGCGTTCTCAAGAGCGATAGTATGGTGCCGGAAACCGTGCAGCCTGGGTCCGTCATGCAGCCAGTCATAGTAGAAAAGATCGTGCAGCAACGCACCCCGGATAATCGCCCGGGTGTCAAGGGAAAGTCTTTTTCCCCAGCGAAAGCTCAGGCAGGCCACCTCCTCCACATGATCCAATCGGGTTTTCCCCCTGTGATGGTTATACTGCGCCAGTTTTGCAACCTCCGGCAGATCGAGAAGCGGCCTTGCCGTGTTGACGAATTCCGCCTCCATCAGAGTTTTCTCTTCCGGCGTCAGGCGGAGGAAACGCCCGGCTGCAACCGCCAGGAAATCCATCGACATGATTGAGATCGTTGCTCCGGCCACTATCCACTTGAAGACCGGTGAAAGCAGGACGAGCATGCTTTGATAGGGGGGCAAAACGGCATATTCAAAAGCGAAGGCCAGCAGTATCCAGTACAGGGAGAATTTTAGACAGATGTGCCCCCTGTAATTAAATCTTTGGTCCGAATAGTCCCACAGACGGATCTGGAAAAAGTATTGAGCAACCAATCCGGAGCCGAATTCGAGTCCGGTTGTGATTATGAAATAAGCGAAGGCCTTGGTTCCCCAATTGGATTCCTGCAGCAATGAAACCGCTGCCATAAGCATCACTGCGCCGGCACCGTAAAGGATGAGATACGGCCCCTTCAGGAGGCCGGGATTGACGAACCGCTTGTCACGCACGGAACGATAGGAGACCTCCAGCATCCATCCAAGAATGGAAAAAAAGGAGAAAGAAAAGAAGAAGTTTACAACATCGGCCGTCATTTTGCTTTACCCCGGTGAACCAGCGAATACATTAGCGGCACCAGAATCAATGTCACAAGGCCGCTGACCGACAGTCCCCCAATGACCGTGATGCCCAGTGCATTCCATATTTCAGAGCCTTCCCCTCTGGAAAGGGCTAATGGGACCATGCCGAATATGGTGGTCAAACTCGTCATGAGCACCGGCCTCAGGCGTGTTTTTCCGCCCGTGACCACCGCTTCGTTTAGCGTCATCCCACCTGCTCTCAGTTGCTTGGTATAATCCACGAGCACAATGGCGTTCTTTACAACAATGCCCATGAGCATGATTACCCCGATGAAGCTCATCAGGTTGAGCGGAGTGGCCGTGGCAACGAAGGCCCATATCACTCCGGCGAAGGCGAAAGGAACCGAAAACATGATGATGAATGGATCAACGAAATCCTCGAACTCCCCTGCCATGACCATGTAGACAAGGACTATTCCCAGAATCAAAAGGAGGGTCAGGTCGCGGAACGCTTTTCGCTGTTCCTCCACCTCCCCGCCCCATTCGATGGAAACGCCGGGAGGCAGGTCAAGAGAGGCCATCTTTTCTCGAACATCCCGTACCACATCCCCCAGAACCCTGCCCTGGACGCCCGCCTGAACCTTTGTGACGCGGGTCCTGTTTTTCCGGTCGATCTCCACGGGCCCAAAGGTTTCCCGAACAGACGCGACGTTCCGGAGCTTAATGGTCTGACCGGTCAGGGTGGTGATGGGGGTTTCCCCGATTTCACGAATCGTTTCCCGCTGGTCTTTTTTCAGTCGCAACTCGATGTCGAAGTCGTCACCCGCCTCCCGGAACTTCGTATCATCGAATCCATAGTAGTTGGTCCTCAATGCGTCGGCGACAAGCGCCACATTCAATCCCAGGGATGCCGCCTTATCCCGGTCAAGACAAATCCGCACTTCCGGCCGTGGTCTCTTTCTGCTGACAGAGACATCCACTGCGCCGGGTGTGGTTTCCACGATGCGCTGGATCTTTGCGGCGGCTTTGTCGGTCGTCTCGATATCATGGCCCAGAATATCGATGCTGATAGGCCGGCCGCCTCCCAGGAACGCCTTTTGGATGACGCTTACGGCGCTGGCGGAAAAATTCTCAACGCCCGGCAGTTTTATGACCTGCTCACGAAGCTCCGAAGCGACCTCCTTGGCATGGCGACTCCGTTCTTTTTTATCAATGAGACGCCCTCCGATGCGACCGATGCCGGTTCCCTCTTCAAAACCGAGGGCTGTTAAAAATCCTTTCTTGGTCTGACCTGCCAGGGCATAGGAGGCTTCCATTTCCGGAATGGCGTTCACCGCGTTGAGCATTTCTTCCGTGGTTCCGGCCGTGACCTCCACTCGGGTGCCCTGCGCCATCTCCAGGACCACCTCCACTTCCCCCGAATCCACTTCGGGGAAAAATTCCGTACCGACCAAAGGAATCAGTGCCAGACTGCCGATAAATACAATAACTATAAGTGAAAGCAAAATGTTACGGTGCCTTAGTCCCCATCCCAGGACGTGAGAATAACCGGCTTCGATTCCATTCAGCAAACGCTCGCTCCATACAAATACCGGATTGAGCTTTCTTTGATCCCGTGAACGGAGCAAACGGGAAGCAGCCATGGGGGTCAACGTCAATGAAATGAAAAGCGAGGCCAGAATCGTAATCAAGATCATGAACGCCAACTGACCAAAGATGATGCCGGCGATCCCTTTCACTAAGAGAAGAGGGGCGAAGACAGCTACAATGGTCAATGTTGACGCGGCTACCGCCATACCCACTTCGGATGTTCCCTCCACGGCGGCCAACTGCGGAGGCTTGCCATCGTCCACATGCCGCACGATGTTTTCAAGTACGACGATGGCATCGTCCACCACCATTCCCACAGCAATGGCAAGACTCATCATGGAAATGACGTTGATGGTATAATCCATGACGAAGAGGCCGATAAAGGCGACGATAATCGAAAAAGGAATTGCCATTGAGACGACCAGGCTGGTGCGAAACCGCCGGAGAAACAGGAAACAGACGACAATGACCAAAAGGCCTCCGACGACGGCGGCTTCGGTCAAACTATTGATCATCGCATAAATGTGATCTGAGTTATCCAGAATCCCGTGGATTTCGATATCCGCCGGCACTTCGGTCTTCAGTGTCTTGAGGCGATCTTTTATGGCTTCGATCACGTTGACGGTGTTGGTCCCGGACTGCTTCTGAATAATCAAGGCAATCGCAGGAAGCTTGCCGGAACGCGCCCACTCCTGCGGCTCCTCAAAGGCATCGGTGACCGTGGCCACGTCTCTGAGCCGCACAAGCGCGTCGCCGTTGCTTCCGATCACCGTATTTGCGATTTCCGCTGCATCCCGATAGCGCCCCGCCACTCTGATCTGGAGTTCATTCCTCCCGATCTTGACGGTGCCCACCGGAAGGTTCAGGTTTTCAGCGGCGAGAACATTTCTGATCTGCTGGACGGAAATGTGATAAGCATCTATTGCTTCGCGGTCGAAATGCACATTGATCTGTCTTTCCTGACCGCCGATATAGACGACAGCGCCCACGCCGGGCACACGCTTCAACGGATCGGCGATCTGCTTGTCCACAATTCTGTAAAGATCGGGACTGCTTTCTTCCGCCGTCACCGTCATGATGAGCACCGGCACCATGGAACTGCTGAACTTGAAGATAAAGGGGTCTTCCGCTCCATCGGCAAGGTCCGGCTTGGCAAGATCGATCTTCTCCCGGATATCGTTGACCGCAACATCCAGGTCGGTGCCCCAGTTGAATATGCAATTGACGATGGCGATGTTGTCTTTGGACTTTGACTCCAGCCGGTCGAGATTCGGTGTGGTGGAAAGCTGGTCTTCCAGGTACTTGGTCACCTCCGACTCAACATCCGTGGCGGAAGCCCCCGGATAGGGTGTGATGACACTCACGGCCGGAGGTTCAATATCCGGCAACAAGTCGAGGTTGAGCCTGAAAAAAGCCACGCAACCCAGCAATGTAATGGCAGCGAAAACCATAACGGTCGTGACCGGCCTGCGGACGGATATCTCCGGTAATTTCATTTCTGTTCCCCTTGCTTGTCGTCACCGTCAGCTTCAAAAAAGTCGACTTCCGTCTTAAGGTCCCGAAGGCATTTGCTTTGCTCGTGCGAACATATCCTGGCCCAGGCAATAACGCTGATCCAACCTGCTGCGACAAGAGAAAGGATAGCGGCGGTTTTTCCAGGAAAATGGGTTGTGATGGCCCAGATTGCCAGTGCCCCAGATGTGATTCCAACAATCAGCCAGACGAATAGATGGCAAGTGCACGGATCACGATCAGGGACCGGAGGAGAGAACCAAATCCGTTCCCCGATCTCAGTCCGTTCGAATTCTGCGTCATCAAGGTTTGTTTCAATTATCCTGTTCTTGAACTTGACAACGACAATCTTCCTTTCGGGCCGTCCACTGAATGATTCCATTCTTTTTTTCTCGATCACTTCTCCTTTGACCCTCAGAGAACGCAGACGATCAACGAGGCGTTTTTCTTGTAACTGACAAATATTAATTCCCATCTTCCGTCCTCCCCGGTAAAAAACCTCCTGGCAAATCTCTTTTGGCGGCACACTTCCATCTTTCTTTGAGCTGCACCATGGCTTCTCGGTACCCCTCGGCAATGGCCTCCTCGGCCCGATGGAATTCGAGAAAACGAACATCCCCCAGCTTCGGCCGAATCAGCAGATCGGGCGGATCGGTTGCCAATCTTGTTGCGGTGATCTGCACTTCCATAATATTGATTGCAGTCGTCAACACATCAAAGATATTTGGCACGGGGTCCCTTTGCAGCCACTGGCGCACTTGCGATAACGCGGGCGAACCGAATTCGCTGAGCCTGTTGGTCAGATCCTGCGCGATTCTCCATTCTGCGGGCTGGGGCTGAACAACCATACCTGCCACCGATGAATCAACCGGAGCGATGCCGGCGGTACTCCTTTTGTCGATAATGTCATGGTTCAAATCAACAGCGATGACGTAATCCGCTCCCATTTTCCTGACAGCGCTCACCGGCACGGGGTTGACCAGCCCTCCATCCACCAGAAAGCCGCCGTTTTTCCTGACCGGCGTGAAAATGCCCGGAACCGAGATGCTCGCGCGGATTGCCTCTATGAGGTCCCCTTTGTTCAACACGACCTCACGACCCGTGGCCAGGTCGGTGGCAACCGCGCAATAGCGGAGAGGTAATTCTTCAATGTTCATTTCTCGAACATGAGAACGAAAGAAATCGCTGATCTTCTTTCCATCAATGAGTCCCGACCTCGGAAAAGTTACATCCAGGAAGGAAACAATCTGTTTCCAGTCGAGCTGACGGGCAAAATTTTCCAGCACATCCATTTTGCCAAGGGCACATGCGGCCCCTACCAACGAACCAATGCTGGTGCCGGCGACGTACCTGATTTCTATTCCTGCCTCAGCTAGTGCCTGCAATACACCGATATGAGACCATCCCCGTGCGGAGCCGCTACCCAGAGCCAGGCCGATATTTTTCGGAAAACCTGAGCTATCGTCCGACATGTTCACCGCCGTTCTTCTTGAAAAGTTGTCCCCCAGAGTTATCCGTCCCATTCTTGTTCAAAATATCTTGCACGCTTACCTCCATGCCTGACTGTAAACGTCCCGCTCCGCTGGTGACCACTTTGTCATTCTCAACCAAGCCGCCCATCACTTCGGCAAATTGGTCATCCATGGCCCTAATTTCGACCGTTCGCTTATGGGCCTTATTTCCTTCCACCACAAAAACGTAATAGGTGCCGCTGCCGGGGAGGCGTTGCAAGGTTTCACGGGGAACGGCAAGGGACCTTCTTTTCTCTGCCGAAAGCTTCACCCTGGCATACATTCCGTCCACCAACTTCCCGGACGGATTCGGCACCTCGATTCTCATGCGGAAAGTACGCGTCTTTCGGTCCACCAATGGATTGATAACGGTTACTTTCCCTGAATACTCATGTCCCGGGAAGGCGTCTGTCGTGATCAGCGCAACAGTTCCAACGACAATCCGGCCAATGTCTGCTTCCGGCAAATCGACATCCAGGTTCAGAGATGTTTGGTCCACGATTAGCAGAAGTCGGCCGCCGGGAGCGACCGCCTGACCGATTTCCACATTTCTCTCCACGACAGCGCCGCCGATAGGCGATCGGATATCTGCATCCTTGAGATGTTCCAGCGCTGTCTCCAAGGCGGCCTTTGCCTGGTCCCTCTGTGCTCGGGCGTAGAACACCGCTTCCTTGGCGCTTTTAAAGGCCGCTTCTGATGCATCAAAGCGACTTTGCGGAATCACTTTTTCCTTCAGCAGTTCGATTGCGCGTCGGTATTCTTTCTCGGCCTGTTCAAAATGGGCTTCAGCCTGCGGAACTGCTGCTTCCGCAGCTGCTAGCGCCGCCCGGGC
Protein-coding sequences here:
- a CDS encoding patatin-like phospholipase family protein, whose product is MSDDSSGFPKNIGLALGSGSARGWSHIGVLQALAEAGIEIRYVAGTSIGSLVGAACALGKMDVLENFARQLDWKQIVSFLDVTFPRSGLIDGKKISDFFRSHVREMNIEELPLRYCAVATDLATGREVVLNKGDLIEAIRASISVPGIFTPVRKNGGFLVDGGLVNPVPVSAVRKMGADYVIAVDLNHDIIDKRSTAGIAPVDSSVAGMVVQPQPAEWRIAQDLTNRLSEFGSPALSQVRQWLQRDPVPNIFDVLTTAINIMEVQITATRLATDPPDLLIRPKLGDVRFLEFHRAEEAIAEGYREAMVQLKERWKCAAKRDLPGGFLPGRTEDGN
- a CDS encoding putative ABC transporter permease, which codes for MTADVVNFFFSFSFFSILGWMLEVSYRSVRDKRFVNPGLLKGPYLILYGAGAVMLMAAVSLLQESNWGTKAFAYFIITTGLEFGSGLVAQYFFQIRLWDYSDQRFNYRGHICLKFSLYWILLAFAFEYAVLPPYQSMLVLLSPVFKWIVAGATISIMSMDFLAVAAGRFLRLTPEEKTLMEAEFVNTARPLLDLPEVAKLAQYNHHRGKTRLDHVEEVACLSFRWGKRLSLDTRAIIRGALLHDLFYYDWLHDGPRLHGFRHHTIALENARSITGLTEKEADIIKKHMWPLTVIPPRHMESLVVSLVDTFCSARDYLSMKKQDKPTEAASRCVHPEPGDEKR
- a CDS encoding efflux RND transporter permease subunit; amino-acid sequence: MKLPEISVRRPVTTVMVFAAITLLGCVAFFRLNLDLLPDIEPPAVSVITPYPGASATDVESEVTKYLEDQLSTTPNLDRLESKSKDNIAIVNCIFNWGTDLDVAVNDIREKIDLAKPDLADGAEDPFIFKFSSSMVPVLIMTVTAEESSPDLYRIVDKQIADPLKRVPGVGAVVYIGGQERQINVHFDREAIDAYHISVQQIRNVLAAENLNLPVGTVKIGRNELQIRVAGRYRDAAEIANTVIGSNGDALVRLRDVATVTDAFEEPQEWARSGKLPAIALIIQKQSGTNTVNVIEAIKDRLKTLKTEVPADIEIHGILDNSDHIYAMINSLTEAAVVGGLLVIVVCFLFLRRFRTSLVVSMAIPFSIIVAFIGLFVMDYTINVISMMSLAIAVGMVVDDAIVVLENIVRHVDDGKPPQLAAVEGTSEVGMAVAASTLTIVAVFAPLLLVKGIAGIIFGQLAFMILITILASLFISLTLTPMAASRLLRSRDQRKLNPVFVWSERLLNGIEAGYSHVLGWGLRHRNILLSLIVIVFIGSLALIPLVGTEFFPEVDSGEVEVVLEMAQGTRVEVTAGTTEEMLNAVNAIPEMEASYALAGQTKKGFLTALGFEEGTGIGRIGGRLIDKKERSRHAKEVASELREQVIKLPGVENFSASAVSVIQKAFLGGGRPISIDILGHDIETTDKAAAKIQRIVETTPGAVDVSVSRKRPRPEVRICLDRDKAASLGLNVALVADALRTNYYGFDDTKFREAGDDFDIELRLKKDQRETIREIGETPITTLTGQTIKLRNVASVRETFGPVEIDRKNRTRVTKVQAGVQGRVLGDVVRDVREKMASLDLPPGVSIEWGGEVEEQRKAFRDLTLLLILGIVLVYMVMAGEFEDFVDPFIIMFSVPFAFAGVIWAFVATATPLNLMSFIGVIMLMGIVVKNAIVLVDYTKQLRAGGMTLNEAVVTGGKTRLRPVLMTSLTTIFGMVPLALSRGEGSEIWNALGITVIGGLSVSGLVTLILVPLMYSLVHRGKAK
- a CDS encoding efflux RND transporter periplasmic adaptor subunit; translated protein: MRRRGVYISIAIAAAVIAFLAVQVSRKQWQKDEDPNAAGKALPVTIASVVPHEFADEISAVGTFKARDTSPLSPKVAGTVSRVLVDIGERVNAGEVVIKLDRTNYDLGVKQARAALAAAEAAVPQAEAHFEQAEKEYRRAIELLKEKVIPQSRFDASEAAFKSAKEAVFYARAQRDQAKAALETALEHLKDADIRSPIGGAVVERNVEIGQAVAPGGRLLLIVDQTSLNLDVDLPEADIGRIVVGTVALITTDAFPGHEYSGKVTVINPLVDRKTRTFRMRIEVPNPSGKLVDGMYARVKLSAEKRRSLAVPRETLQRLPGSGTYYVFVVEGNKAHKRTVEIRAMDDQFAEVMGGLVENDKVVTSGAGRLQSGMEVSVQDILNKNGTDNSGGQLFKKNGGEHVGR